Proteins co-encoded in one Deinococcus detaillensis genomic window:
- a CDS encoding uracil-DNA glycosylase yields MTQNNIPDKQMYKSNSSGRNVVPGWMKLNKDKPDGIEIQLDIDAADLKRQQATLLIEYWPTPGDLGLQSLLPVRAFSTTPESWCVFVPAQGQVLVRAIDTEPSPPLLSAHSIILDPATPPGTVVNVLVKFPTETPAPSSISNLMLNN; encoded by the coding sequence ATGACGCAAAACAACATTCCTGACAAACAGATGTACAAGAGCAATTCCAGCGGGCGCAACGTGGTGCCGGGTTGGATGAAACTGAACAAAGACAAACCCGACGGCATCGAGATTCAGCTCGACATTGACGCCGCCGATTTGAAGCGCCAACAAGCCACTCTGTTGATCGAATATTGGCCCACCCCCGGCGACTTGGGCCTCCAGAGCTTGTTGCCGGTTCGCGCCTTCAGCACCACTCCCGAAAGCTGGTGCGTCTTTGTTCCGGCGCAGGGCCAAGTCTTGGTGCGGGCCATTGACACCGAGCCGTCGCCGCCGCTGCTCTCGGCCCACAGCATCATCCTCGATCCTGCGACGCCACCGGGTACAGTCGTCAACGTGCTGGTCAAATTCCCGACTGAGACGCCTGCGCCCAGCTCGATCAGCAATTTGATGCTCAACAACTGA
- the rplM gene encoding 50S ribosomal protein L13, with the protein MKTYVPDNNSTEQNWVVVDASNVPLGRLATLIASRIRGKHRPDFTPNIINGDFVVVINAEKVALTGKKLDQKVYTRYSGYQGGLKKETARTVLARHPERVIEHAVFGMLPKGRQGRSMHPRLKVYAGEQHPHAAQQPTKLENN; encoded by the coding sequence GTGAAAACCTACGTGCCTGACAACAATTCAACCGAACAAAACTGGGTCGTGGTGGACGCCAGCAACGTGCCCTTGGGCCGCCTCGCCACCTTGATCGCCAGCCGCATTCGTGGCAAACACCGCCCCGACTTCACCCCCAACATTATCAACGGCGACTTCGTGGTGGTCATCAACGCTGAAAAAGTGGCGCTGACCGGCAAAAAGCTGGATCAAAAAGTCTACACCCGCTACAGCGGTTACCAGGGCGGCCTTAAGAAAGAAACCGCCCGCACTGTACTGGCCCGCCACCCCGAGCGCGTCATTGAGCACGCCGTCTTCGGCATGTTGCCCAAGGGCCGCCAAGGCCGCTCGATGCACCCCCGCCTCAAGGTTTACGCGGGCGAGCAGCACCCCCACGCCGCCCAACAACCCACCAAGCTGGAGAACAACTAA